One Candidatus Planktophila limnetica DNA segment encodes these proteins:
- a CDS encoding DNA recombination protein RmuC gives MQASTVTLLIGLAIGIALGFVIATLKSRAANANALGAQAQVKMLTEQLSAAQTQQNNTVRLDEVLSDVKARMNTLTTQSQEAENKRFAAESAIKTQIESMRVGNQSLLEQATKLAGALSNSQTRGKLGETQLEILLESAGLIEGVHFERQESSRSDSADVSRPDITIAIPGGSQIFIDSKFPFHRFLEAVDMEDPDARSEAMALHAKDLLKHVDALAKRDYQGVSNSPDFVVLFAPFESILSESLKADPQLLEKAFSKHVTIATPTTMLALLRTVGYAFSRNDLARNASEIQNLAGELLKRIGSLHSKLSTLGDRIKSAERAFNDVIATAETTVMRPARKMMQLGVSSGSNKIAALADVDDEVRAIKSSALEIDYIDAEEDEEQV, from the coding sequence ATGCAAGCATCAACCGTGACCCTTCTCATTGGCCTTGCCATCGGTATCGCCCTTGGCTTTGTTATCGCCACCCTTAAATCTCGGGCAGCCAATGCCAACGCACTTGGTGCACAGGCACAAGTAAAGATGCTCACCGAACAATTATCTGCGGCGCAAACTCAACAAAATAACACCGTGAGACTAGATGAAGTTCTCAGCGATGTTAAGGCGCGCATGAATACATTAACAACGCAGTCACAAGAGGCTGAGAACAAAAGATTTGCCGCCGAATCTGCAATTAAAACTCAGATCGAATCTATGCGTGTGGGTAATCAATCTTTACTTGAGCAAGCAACCAAACTTGCCGGGGCTCTTTCTAATTCGCAGACTCGCGGAAAATTAGGGGAAACGCAATTAGAAATTCTCCTAGAAAGTGCTGGCCTCATCGAAGGCGTTCACTTTGAACGACAAGAGTCATCACGTTCTGATTCAGCAGATGTTTCTCGTCCCGACATCACGATCGCAATTCCTGGTGGCAGCCAGATATTTATCGATTCGAAGTTTCCATTTCATCGCTTCCTAGAAGCAGTGGATATGGAAGATCCTGATGCGCGTAGCGAAGCTATGGCTTTGCACGCAAAAGATTTACTTAAGCACGTTGATGCACTTGCAAAGCGTGACTATCAAGGAGTCTCTAACTCCCCTGACTTTGTTGTGCTCTTCGCACCCTTTGAATCAATTCTCTCTGAATCCTTAAAGGCTGATCCACAACTACTTGAAAAAGCATTTTCAAAGCACGTGACCATTGCGACACCGACAACTATGTTGGCTCTGCTTCGCACAGTTGGATACGCGTTTAGTCGAAATGATTTGGCTCGAAATGCCAGCGAGATTCAAAACTTAGCGGGCGAATTACTCAAGCGAATTGGCTCACTCCATAGCAAGCTCTCTACTTTGGGTGATCGCATTAAAAGCGCCGAGCGTGCCTTTAACGATGTCATTGCTACTGCTGAAACAACTGTGATGCGACCAGCGCGCAAGATGATGCAACTAGGAGTATCTAGCGGAAGCAATAAGATTGCGGCTCTGGCAGATGTTGATGATGAAGTTCGCGCCATTAAATCTTCAGCACTAGAAATTGATTACATTGACGCAGAAGAGGATGAAGAGCAAGTATGA
- a CDS encoding molybdopterin molybdotransferase MoeA translates to MIQEAHWEQARVEAYSFWKKLPSEKISLNLCVDRTLATDAIALVELPTYPTSAMDGYAVCGKGPWRIVGEVKAGAPMKGGLKEGTAVKIATGAVIPDKTFGIIRWEIATVDGDNLNGEVKEGQEIRPAGLESNKGEVLATAGTVLNPGLIGLLAAAGHDLLEVVRIPKATIILLGDEIVLDGLPHDGLVRDALGPQLPGWLHKLGVEVIATHYVSDELDLVTKAFAAAAKNSDVVFTTAGTADGPRDHVRAAIAALKGELIIDRVKVRPGHPMVLAHINKVPFVGLPGNPQSAIVALLTLGQPVIDALMGRKEAELHQIVTGDDINVPEGFTRLVLGNIVDGWFEMGEYLGSAMLRGLAHSTGFAVAEKSMEEGEMVAWLPLP, encoded by the coding sequence ATGATTCAAGAAGCTCACTGGGAACAAGCAAGAGTTGAGGCCTACAGTTTTTGGAAGAAATTACCTTCAGAAAAAATAAGCTTAAATCTATGTGTTGATCGCACACTTGCAACCGATGCTATTGCACTCGTAGAACTTCCAACATATCCAACATCTGCAATGGATGGATATGCAGTGTGTGGCAAAGGGCCATGGAGAATTGTTGGTGAAGTAAAAGCCGGTGCGCCTATGAAAGGCGGCCTCAAAGAAGGCACTGCCGTCAAAATTGCAACGGGTGCGGTTATCCCTGATAAAACATTCGGAATAATTCGTTGGGAAATTGCAACTGTTGATGGCGATAATTTAAATGGCGAAGTAAAAGAAGGACAAGAGATTCGCCCCGCTGGGCTTGAAAGCAATAAGGGTGAAGTCCTAGCAACGGCTGGAACAGTTCTTAATCCAGGATTAATTGGTTTATTAGCAGCTGCGGGACACGACTTACTTGAAGTAGTTCGCATACCTAAAGCCACAATTATTTTACTCGGTGATGAAATTGTTTTAGATGGATTACCCCATGATGGATTAGTTCGTGATGCGCTTGGACCACAGTTGCCTGGATGGTTGCACAAACTAGGTGTTGAAGTTATTGCAACTCATTATGTTTCAGATGAGCTAGATCTTGTGACCAAAGCATTTGCAGCTGCTGCAAAAAACAGCGACGTTGTCTTTACAACTGCTGGCACAGCAGATGGACCACGCGATCACGTGCGCGCTGCGATTGCTGCGCTCAAAGGCGAACTAATTATTGATCGTGTGAAAGTGCGCCCAGGACACCCAATGGTTTTGGCACACATAAACAAAGTACCTTTTGTTGGCTTACCTGGTAATCCGCAATCAGCAATTGTTGCGCTTCTAACTCTTGGCCAACCAGTAATTGATGCACTGATGGGCCGCAAAGAAGCAGAGCTTCATCAGATTGTTACAGGCGATGATATTAATGTTCCAGAAGGTTTCACACGTTTAGTCTTAGGAAATATTGTCGATGGTTGGTTTGAAATGGGCGAATATTTAGGATCTGCAATGTTGCGCGGACTTGCACACTCAACTGGCTTTGCTGTGGCGGAAAAATCTATGGAAGAAGGCGAGATGGTCGCCTGGTTACCGCTACCTTAA
- a CDS encoding DUF6457 domain-containing protein has protein sequence MNDWIAAVQKELGLDVSFDNDAILDVAREAAHATERKAAPVTTYLMGVAVAHGANPADVAAKIEKLAKGWPSTT, from the coding sequence ATGAACGACTGGATTGCAGCAGTACAAAAAGAACTTGGCTTGGACGTTTCATTTGATAACGATGCAATTTTAGATGTAGCCCGTGAAGCTGCACATGCCACAGAACGTAAAGCTGCTCCGGTTACAACATATTTAATGGGAGTAGCTGTAGCACATGGCGCAAACCCAGCAGATGTTGCAGCAAAGATTGAGAAGTTAGCAAAGGGCTGGCCAAGCACCACATGA
- a CDS encoding amino acid ABC transporter ATP-binding protein — translation MSYVLELKDVRKSFGEEVVLNNLSLVVPEHTATVLIGASGSGKSTLLRCINLLETIDDGQILLDGKEISDPLINVDDVRRKLGMVFQSFNLFPHKTVLENITLAPVKVQGKSVEEARSAAKALLTRFDLADKADQYPDRLSGGQQQRVAIIRSLAVNPRLLLLDEITSALDPVLVNEVLSIVRDLKHDGMTMVLATHEMGFATQVADEVCFLESGNILERGSAEAVLRNPTNPKTQEFLKRVHQAGRL, via the coding sequence ATGAGCTATGTCCTAGAGCTAAAAGACGTTCGTAAATCTTTTGGTGAAGAAGTTGTCCTGAATAACCTCTCACTTGTAGTTCCCGAACACACAGCCACAGTTTTAATCGGTGCATCTGGTTCTGGTAAATCAACCTTGCTGCGCTGCATTAATTTGCTCGAAACAATCGATGATGGACAGATTCTGCTTGATGGAAAAGAGATTTCTGATCCACTCATTAATGTTGATGATGTACGACGCAAACTGGGAATGGTCTTTCAATCTTTTAACCTATTTCCTCACAAAACAGTTTTAGAAAACATCACACTTGCTCCTGTGAAAGTCCAAGGCAAATCTGTTGAAGAAGCGCGTAGCGCCGCTAAGGCACTGCTTACTCGCTTTGATTTAGCCGATAAAGCAGATCAATACCCAGATCGTTTATCTGGTGGACAACAACAGCGCGTGGCAATCATTCGGTCTTTGGCTGTTAATCCACGTCTCTTATTGCTCGATGAAATCACATCCGCACTTGATCCAGTACTTGTTAATGAAGTTCTCAGCATTGTTCGTGACCTTAAGCATGATGGAATGACAATGGTTCTTGCAACGCATGAAATGGGATTTGCTACTCAAGTTGCCGATGAGGTCTGCTTCCTAGAATCAGGAAACATTCTTGAAAGAGGTAGCGCTGAGGCAGTTCTTCGCAATCCAACGAATCCGAAGACTCAAGAGTTTTTAAAGCGCGTGCATCAAGCCGGAAGATTGTAG
- a CDS encoding amino acid ABC transporter permease, whose protein sequence is MTERKNSAWSPSSRELERQGSRRAINRKQVLIAALSSLFVLGTLALVLVTSPGWQTVKSTFFDIEYGKEVLPKVLQGLWINLQLTFIGGAAIGVIALGLALLRTTKSPTLTPFRFLATAYVDIFRGAPLILIILLVGFGVPALGLKGISSNVIFLGTVAVVLTYSAYVAEVIRSGILSIHPSQRAAARSLGLSSGQTMRYVVLPQAIRRVVPPLLNDFVSLLKDTGLVSILGVTDAVRAAQINASRTFNYTPYVVAAILFLLITIPMTRYTDRAIRQRTNAQSSEGAI, encoded by the coding sequence ATGACAGAGAGAAAAAACTCTGCGTGGTCGCCAAGCTCACGTGAATTAGAGCGTCAAGGATCGCGTCGGGCAATTAACCGCAAGCAAGTCCTTATTGCTGCGCTCTCTTCTTTGTTTGTTCTAGGAACACTTGCACTCGTTCTTGTGACTTCTCCTGGCTGGCAGACAGTAAAAAGTACTTTTTTTGATATTGAATATGGCAAAGAAGTACTTCCAAAGGTATTACAAGGCTTATGGATCAACCTTCAACTTACTTTTATTGGTGGCGCTGCCATCGGTGTCATTGCATTGGGCCTGGCCCTATTGCGCACAACAAAGTCACCAACGCTTACTCCATTTAGATTTTTAGCAACCGCCTACGTCGACATTTTCCGCGGTGCCCCACTTATCTTGATTATTTTACTTGTTGGCTTTGGTGTTCCAGCACTTGGACTAAAAGGAATTTCTAGCAATGTAATTTTCCTGGGAACAGTGGCAGTTGTGCTGACTTATTCTGCATACGTTGCCGAAGTTATTCGAAGTGGAATTCTTTCTATTCATCCAAGTCAGAGAGCAGCTGCGCGATCACTCGGTCTGTCTTCAGGTCAAACAATGCGTTATGTGGTTTTGCCTCAGGCAATTAGACGAGTTGTCCCGCCACTTCTCAATGACTTTGTATCGCTGCTTAAAGACACTGGTCTTGTTTCAATTCTTGGCGTGACTGATGCGGTACGTGCGGCGCAAATTAATGCAAGCCGAACATTTAATTACACGCCATATGTTGTGGCTGCAATCTTGTTCTTGCTCATCACAATTCCGATGACTCGTTATACAGATAGAGCGATTAGACAGCGCACAAATGCACAGAGCTCAGAAGGTGCAATCTAA
- a CDS encoding ABC transporter substrate-binding protein: MKKRFGIFSAVVIAAALTLTGCSSSDSATTETAASCAKADLATVTAGKLTIATGEPAYYPWVIDDKPESGEGFEGAVAYAVATQLGFTNEEVVWVRTTFDSAVTPGEKNFDFNLQQFSITDERKTAVDFSSPYYTAPQAIVSFKGSKIDGKTSLADLKGAKLGAAVGTTSLDAIENQIGAKPQVFNDNAAGVSALKNKQIDGLVVDLPTAFYLSGVEVPNGLIVGQLPSTGSGDQFGLLLTKGSKLTSCVSGAVDAITTDGTLAAITDKWLATDAGAPVLKP; this comes from the coding sequence GTGAAAAAGCGTTTTGGAATTTTTTCAGCTGTAGTAATTGCTGCAGCACTAACACTTACAGGATGTTCATCATCTGACTCTGCGACAACTGAAACAGCAGCATCATGTGCAAAGGCTGATCTTGCAACAGTTACAGCAGGTAAATTAACTATCGCAACTGGTGAGCCTGCTTACTACCCATGGGTTATCGATGACAAGCCAGAATCTGGCGAAGGCTTCGAAGGCGCAGTTGCATACGCAGTTGCAACACAACTCGGATTTACAAATGAAGAAGTTGTATGGGTTCGCACAACATTTGATTCCGCTGTAACACCAGGAGAAAAGAACTTCGACTTTAACTTGCAGCAATTCTCAATTACAGATGAGCGCAAGACTGCTGTTGATTTCTCATCTCCTTACTACACAGCGCCACAAGCAATCGTTTCCTTCAAGGGAAGCAAGATTGATGGAAAGACTTCACTTGCAGACCTCAAGGGTGCCAAGCTTGGAGCCGCAGTTGGAACAACATCACTTGATGCAATTGAAAACCAGATTGGTGCAAAGCCACAGGTATTCAATGACAACGCAGCAGGTGTATCAGCATTGAAGAATAAGCAGATTGACGGATTAGTTGTTGATCTTCCAACAGCTTTCTACCTATCTGGTGTTGAAGTTCCAAATGGTCTAATCGTCGGCCAACTTCCTTCTACTGGAAGCGGAGATCAATTTGGTCTCTTGCTAACAAAGGGCAGCAAGTTGACCTCTTGTGTTTCTGGAGCAGTTGATGCAATCACAACTGATGGAACACTGGCTGCAATCACTGATAAGTGGCTTGCAACTGATGCTGGCGCGCCAGTATTAAAGCCATAA
- a CDS encoding phosphate-starvation-inducible PsiE family protein, with protein MKYKSVKGLLTKDESLIPVTFIDKLEDILHGFLGILLFIISILAAGYTLQRLIETRPFFPLGMIQGINDILFVIIILEIMRTVIVRFTDGIFQLDNFLIIGVIAAVRHILTVGASLTMEKEKTEEYFNRALTEMGVNTGIVLALVFALFLSRAARKSGTSK; from the coding sequence ATGAAGTACAAATCAGTCAAGGGTTTATTGACAAAAGATGAGTCACTTATCCCTGTAACTTTCATCGATAAACTTGAAGATATTTTGCACGGGTTTCTTGGAATTCTTTTATTTATTATTTCCATCTTGGCTGCTGGTTACACCCTGCAACGCCTAATTGAAACCCGTCCATTCTTTCCACTAGGGATGATCCAAGGAATCAATGACATTCTCTTTGTGATCATCATTCTAGAAATTATGAGAACGGTAATCGTTAGATTTACCGATGGTATTTTTCAACTAGATAACTTCTTAATTATCGGAGTTATCGCAGCGGTTCGACACATTCTGACAGTTGGTGCATCACTAACAATGGAAAAAGAAAAGACTGAAGAATATTTCAACCGGGCACTAACAGAAATGGGTGTTAACACTGGAATCGTGCTAGCCCTTGTCTTTGCATTATTTTTATCTCGCGCAGCTCGTAAGTCTGGCACCTCTAAATAA
- a CDS encoding copper resistance CopC family protein: MRKILVLSLVTLLSFLMPPALAHSELVSSNPSSAANIQQLPEQIELEFNEELLNLGTGNSISIMTPSGEDIGMGETSTEGAVITRLLNTTSETGQFQVKYRVASADGHVLNGSFTFNLSEAIVPITQNENAAEPESGSNLLVTLVTIILGGAIVLLIGLAIRSRKRRITSTD, encoded by the coding sequence ATGAGAAAAATACTTGTTTTATCCCTTGTAACCCTTTTGAGTTTTCTAATGCCACCCGCTCTTGCTCACTCAGAATTAGTTTCATCTAACCCAAGTTCTGCAGCAAATATCCAACAATTACCAGAACAGATAGAACTTGAATTTAATGAGGAATTGTTGAATTTAGGTACCGGAAACTCTATTTCGATTATGACCCCAAGTGGTGAAGACATTGGTATGGGGGAAACGAGCACGGAAGGCGCAGTAATTACTCGCTTGCTCAATACAACTTCAGAAACTGGGCAATTCCAAGTGAAGTATCGAGTTGCATCGGCTGATGGTCACGTACTTAATGGAAGTTTCACATTTAATTTAAGTGAAGCGATAGTTCCAATAACGCAGAATGAAAATGCAGCAGAACCAGAATCTGGATCAAATCTTCTAGTCACTCTTGTCACAATAATCCTTGGTGGCGCAATAGTGCTCTTAATTGGGTTGGCTATTCGCTCACGAAAGCGACGAATTACCTCTACCGATTAA
- a CDS encoding alpha/beta hydrolase family esterase: MFRVRLCLLLLVLSVLPISQSQAADVVYSGDRPFTLVLPSNYQAGTPAPLLIALHGYTANTPYADSYFQLSKVADQKGILTVYPSGSKDSNGYLFWNATPACCNFDSSTVDDEAYLLSIIDSVSKDHAVDPARVYIIGHSNGGFMAHRMACNQSDRIAAIVSLAGMTYSNPKSCRPTSPVSVLQIHGSNDAVITYTGGYLFGSAYPSARKTIDLWGKLNECGKKPYRVLPRLDLDRKLAGAETTVLRYKGCKTSATSEMWTINKGKHSPELSATFAESVITFLLSRPKKSA; the protein is encoded by the coding sequence ATGTTTCGAGTACGTCTGTGCCTCTTACTCTTAGTGCTCAGTGTTCTCCCGATTTCACAATCACAGGCAGCCGATGTTGTTTATTCTGGAGATCGACCATTTACTTTAGTTTTACCAAGCAATTATCAGGCTGGTACCCCTGCTCCTTTACTCATTGCTCTTCATGGATACACAGCAAATACTCCATATGCCGATAGTTATTTCCAACTAAGCAAAGTGGCGGATCAAAAAGGAATTTTGACTGTCTATCCAAGTGGCAGCAAAGATTCCAATGGATATCTTTTCTGGAATGCAACACCTGCTTGTTGTAACTTTGATTCGAGCACAGTCGATGACGAAGCGTATTTGTTGAGCATTATTGATTCAGTTTCCAAAGATCACGCGGTAGACCCTGCTCGTGTTTACATTATTGGGCATTCAAATGGTGGATTCATGGCTCATCGAATGGCGTGTAATCAATCAGATCGAATAGCTGCAATTGTTAGTTTGGCAGGGATGACATATTCAAATCCAAAGAGTTGTAGACCAACTTCTCCTGTGAGCGTCTTACAAATCCACGGTAGCAATGACGCTGTTATTACATACACAGGTGGATACTTATTTGGCAGCGCATATCCTTCTGCTAGAAAAACAATTGATCTTTGGGGCAAATTAAATGAATGCGGTAAAAAACCTTACCGCGTGCTTCCACGACTTGATTTAGATCGAAAATTAGCTGGAGCAGAAACAACAGTCCTTAGATACAAAGGGTGTAAAACAAGTGCTACCTCTGAAATGTGGACCATAAATAAAGGTAAACACTCGCCCGAGCTCTCTGCTACCTTTGCAGAAAGCGTTATAACTTTCCTACTGAGTCGACCAAAGAAAAGCGCATGA
- a CDS encoding YajQ family cyclic di-GMP-binding protein translates to MADSSFDITSKIDRMELDNAINQAIREIDTRFDFKNTGSSIELKGEVISIEADTEERAKAALDVVKDKMIKRGVSLKHLDAGAPQLSGKIYKIAAPLKEGISTENAKKVAKFLRDDGPKSLKTQIQGDELRVTSKSRDDLQTAMALVKDGAWDFAVQFTNFR, encoded by the coding sequence ATGGCTGACAGCAGTTTTGACATAACTTCCAAGATTGATCGCATGGAATTAGATAATGCGATTAATCAAGCAATCCGCGAAATCGATACTCGCTTTGATTTTAAAAATACAGGTTCTTCAATAGAACTCAAAGGTGAAGTTATTAGTATCGAAGCAGACACTGAAGAACGCGCTAAAGCTGCTCTTGATGTTGTTAAGGACAAGATGATTAAGCGCGGTGTTTCTCTCAAGCATTTAGATGCTGGGGCACCACAACTAAGTGGAAAGATTTATAAAATTGCTGCGCCTCTTAAAGAAGGAATCTCAACTGAGAATGCGAAGAAAGTTGCAAAATTCCTACGCGATGATGGTCCTAAGTCACTTAAAACTCAGATCCAAGGCGATGAACTTCGCGTGACAAGTAAGAGTCGCGATGATCTACAAACAGCCATGGCGCTAGTTAAAGATGGCGCATGGGACTTTGCAGTTCAATTCACGAATTTCCGTTAA
- the rarD gene encoding EamA family transporter RarD, translating into MTRYKTGLIFGVSAYTLWGAFPLYWPLLQPANPMEIVSHRAVWSLFFCLIALGIAKQLKSTYALLKNPRVFFRLLLAAGLISVNWLVYIWGVNNEHVVETALGYYINPLIIIAFGVIMLREKMRKLQWMAVSFGALGVIVLTIDYGRLPWIALALAFSWGSYGLVKKQLNLGALEGLAIETLLSLPFYGGYLIYIGLNGTGQLGSSVGLSLLLIGAGVVTAIPLLLFNGSTTRLPFTIIGLLQYITPTIQFSIGVWVRHEDMPTARWVGFMIIWAALITLAVDLLKSGRTVNNSVAQG; encoded by the coding sequence TTGACTAGATATAAAACCGGCTTAATCTTCGGTGTATCTGCGTACACCTTGTGGGGCGCATTTCCTTTGTACTGGCCACTTTTGCAACCAGCTAATCCAATGGAAATTGTTTCTCACCGTGCTGTCTGGTCGCTTTTTTTCTGTTTAATTGCACTTGGAATTGCTAAGCAACTTAAGAGCACATACGCACTACTTAAAAATCCAAGAGTCTTTTTTCGCTTATTACTTGCTGCGGGGCTGATCTCAGTTAATTGGCTCGTTTATATCTGGGGAGTAAACAATGAGCACGTTGTTGAAACTGCACTTGGGTATTACATCAACCCGCTAATCATCATTGCTTTTGGCGTAATTATGTTGCGCGAAAAAATGCGCAAACTTCAATGGATGGCAGTTAGTTTTGGTGCACTAGGTGTAATCGTCTTAACCATTGATTATGGGCGTCTTCCATGGATTGCATTGGCACTAGCGTTTTCTTGGGGTTCTTACGGTCTTGTAAAGAAGCAACTCAACCTTGGAGCACTTGAAGGTTTGGCTATTGAAACATTGCTTTCACTACCTTTTTACGGTGGTTATTTGATCTACATCGGACTCAATGGAACTGGTCAACTCGGATCATCTGTTGGATTATCTCTATTGCTCATCGGCGCTGGTGTTGTTACTGCGATTCCGCTCTTGTTATTTAACGGTTCTACAACTCGACTGCCATTTACCATTATTGGTTTACTTCAATACATCACACCAACCATTCAATTCTCAATTGGTGTGTGGGTTCGTCATGAAGATATGCCAACAGCGCGTTGGGTTGGATTTATGATTATTTGGGCAGCGCTAATAACGCTAGCGGTTGATCTACTTAAATCAGGCCGTACGGTCAATAACAGCGTCGCACAGGGATAA
- a CDS encoding polyprenyl synthetase family protein, whose amino-acid sequence MASLGIPEISPEFEAQLSDGLSQVEDRLREQIVGKYPLVIETSRHLVDAGGKRLRPLLTLIASHYGDPSRSQVIDAAVVCELTHLGTLYHDDVMDEAPLRRGVMSANTRWTNSVAILTGDYLFAKVSDLLADMGPEAVRLQARTFERLVIGQIMETQGPSAGVDALEHYLNVVADKTGSLIATSARFGALLSGAPRDIMETLTTFGEKMGVAFQLADDVIDISSESFESGKTPGTDLREGIPTLVTLNVMKSHDSADAELRHLLSGPIEDETTVAQVLRELRQHKALDESRSQLVSIAKEARAALGPLPVGAPTGALLSLCDAVIDRTA is encoded by the coding sequence ATGGCATCACTCGGAATTCCTGAGATCTCGCCAGAGTTTGAGGCGCAACTCTCCGATGGGCTTTCACAAGTAGAAGATCGTTTGCGTGAACAAATTGTTGGAAAGTACCCACTCGTTATCGAAACTTCTCGCCACCTAGTTGATGCAGGTGGAAAACGACTTCGTCCGTTACTGACACTGATTGCATCTCATTACGGCGATCCAAGCCGTTCGCAAGTAATTGATGCTGCAGTCGTCTGCGAATTAACTCACCTTGGTACTTTGTATCACGATGATGTGATGGATGAAGCGCCACTTCGTCGTGGAGTTATGAGTGCCAATACTCGCTGGACTAACTCTGTTGCTATTTTGACTGGTGATTATCTCTTTGCAAAAGTTTCTGATTTGCTCGCAGATATGGGCCCAGAAGCTGTTCGCCTGCAAGCACGAACATTTGAACGCCTTGTTATTGGGCAAATCATGGAGACCCAAGGACCAAGTGCCGGTGTCGATGCACTCGAGCACTATCTCAATGTTGTTGCAGATAAAACAGGATCTCTGATTGCCACCAGTGCACGTTTTGGCGCACTTTTATCAGGTGCTCCTCGCGACATCATGGAAACTCTTACAACTTTTGGCGAAAAGATGGGTGTTGCATTTCAATTAGCTGATGACGTCATTGATATTTCAAGTGAATCCTTTGAGTCAGGTAAAACTCCTGGAACAGATTTACGTGAAGGAATTCCAACGCTAGTAACTCTAAATGTTATGAAATCACACGATTCAGCCGACGCTGAACTTCGTCATTTACTCAGTGGACCTATTGAAGATGAAACAACCGTTGCCCAGGTGTTACGCGAATTACGCCAGCACAAAGCACTCGATGAATCACGTTCTCAATTAGTTTCAATTGCTAAAGAAGCACGCGCCGCACTTGGTCCGCTGCCAGTTGGCGCGCCAACAGGTGCGTTGTTATCCCTGTGCGACGCTGTTATTGACCGTACGGCCTGA